Proteins co-encoded in one Desulfitobacterium hafniense DCB-2 genomic window:
- a CDS encoding threonine aldolase family protein, whose protein sequence is MISFKNDYSEGAHPQILEALLTSNYVQESGYGEDSYCQAAAEILRKKLGNNAVDIHFLAGGTQTNLIAIAAFLRPHEAAIAAHTGHIFVHETGAIEATGHKVLTAEVKDGKLTPAHVEEILNAHTDEHMVKPKLVYISNATEVGTIYTKKELRLLSEFCREKKLYLFMDGARLGSALCSAGNDLTLSELPDLVDAFYIGGTKNGALLGEALVLCNEELKQDFRYHMKQKGALLAKGRVLGIQFLELFRDNLYFDLATHANSMAYKLRDGLKEAGVSFLSESPSNQIFPIFANEVVQELKESYHFEIWGKVDERHTAIRLVTSWATKEEAVTAFVKDIRRILQPQ, encoded by the coding sequence ATGATCAGTTTTAAAAACGACTATAGCGAAGGTGCTCATCCGCAAATTCTGGAGGCTTTGCTGACATCGAATTATGTCCAGGAGAGTGGATATGGTGAAGACAGCTATTGCCAAGCGGCCGCAGAGATTCTCCGTAAAAAACTGGGGAACAATGCAGTAGATATTCACTTTCTGGCTGGAGGCACGCAAACCAATCTGATCGCGATTGCCGCTTTTTTGAGACCTCATGAGGCTGCTATCGCGGCTCATACCGGCCATATTTTTGTCCATGAGACGGGAGCCATCGAGGCCACCGGTCATAAGGTTCTGACAGCCGAGGTGAAGGATGGCAAGTTAACCCCTGCTCACGTGGAAGAAATCCTCAATGCTCATACCGATGAACATATGGTGAAGCCTAAGCTGGTCTATATCTCCAACGCCACGGAAGTAGGAACGATTTACACTAAAAAGGAGCTTAGGCTTCTCAGTGAATTTTGCCGGGAGAAGAAGCTCTACCTCTTTATGGATGGAGCAAGACTCGGTTCAGCTTTGTGCTCTGCCGGAAATGATTTGACGTTATCCGAATTGCCCGACTTGGTAGATGCCTTTTATATCGGCGGGACAAAAAACGGGGCACTGCTGGGGGAAGCCTTGGTGCTGTGCAATGAGGAATTAAAACAGGATTTTCGCTATCATATGAAGCAAAAGGGTGCCCTTTTAGCCAAAGGAAGGGTCCTGGGGATTCAATTCCTGGAGCTGTTCCGCGATAATCTGTATTTTGACTTGGCGACCCACGCCAATAGTATGGCGTATAAGCTGCGGGATGGTTTAAAAGAAGCGGGGGTCAGCTTTCTTTCGGAATCCCCCTCCAATCAGATTTTCCCCATTTTCGCCAACGAAGTAGTACAAGAGTTGAAAGAGAGTTATCATTTTGAAATTTGGGGCAAAGTAGATGAGAGGCACACTGCTATTCGTTTGGTGACATCCTGGGCGACAAAGGAGGAAGCGGTGACTGCCTTTGTCAAGGATATCCGTCGGATTCTTCAACCCCAATGA
- the abc-f gene encoding ribosomal protection-like ABC-F family protein, whose translation MLLVECSNVKKYFGNRLILDIKKLSLYSEDRIGIVGINGVGKTTLLNLLSQKLAPDEGWVKAYGQSSTISQLEPPEHDLISQEMASKFNIPMTYSESMSGGEKTRFKLAACLSQNSTMIFADEPTSNMDLEGIELIEHYFAKYSGGLFLISHDRTLLDSLCTKILELEDGRLKIYPGNYSSYSEQKVRERERAQSEYEHYVSEKKRLERVVIETGEKSKSVRKTPRRMGNSEARLHKMGNQKAKANLDRAKKSVETRIEQLEVKEKPQQTAKIKLDIADAQKLHSKVIIEGKGLNKAFAGKVIFQNAEFRIENEAKVALMGPNGCGKSTLLKMIINREDSIRVAPSARIGYFSQDLSILDEETSILANVMEESIHEESFVRQLLARLLFKGDAVYKKVNVLSGGERVKASFAKILCQDFNLLILDEPTNYLDINSLEVIEDALQNYERSLLFVSHDRRFISSVANQIMTIENHRIKMFKGGYEDYWAQQNKEGGKAKEEIEKEIFILQNRLSEVIGRISMPAKKDNVEELDKEYYAILTEVKRLKGMLEL comes from the coding sequence ATTTTATTAGTAGAATGCAGCAATGTAAAAAAATACTTTGGAAATCGTTTGATCCTTGATATCAAAAAATTAAGCCTTTATTCCGAAGATAGAATCGGCATCGTGGGCATTAATGGAGTGGGTAAAACCACCTTGCTCAACCTTCTCAGCCAGAAGCTTGCACCTGATGAAGGATGGGTGAAAGCCTATGGCCAGTCCTCAACGATTTCCCAGCTGGAGCCGCCTGAGCATGACCTGATCAGTCAGGAAATGGCATCGAAATTCAACATCCCCATGACCTATAGCGAGAGTATGAGCGGTGGGGAAAAGACCCGCTTTAAGCTGGCCGCTTGCCTGAGCCAAAACAGCACCATGATCTTTGCCGATGAACCCACCAGCAATATGGATCTGGAGGGAATCGAACTGATCGAGCACTATTTTGCGAAGTATTCTGGCGGATTATTCCTCATTTCTCATGACCGTACTCTCCTTGACAGTTTATGCACTAAGATTCTGGAACTGGAAGATGGCCGGCTTAAGATTTACCCGGGCAATTACAGCAGCTATAGTGAGCAAAAGGTCAGGGAAAGAGAAAGAGCCCAGTCTGAATATGAGCACTACGTTTCCGAAAAAAAGCGGCTGGAGAGAGTCGTGATCGAGACCGGCGAAAAATCCAAATCGGTCCGTAAGACTCCCCGGCGAATGGGAAATTCCGAGGCCAGGCTCCATAAGATGGGAAATCAAAAAGCCAAGGCTAATCTTGACCGGGCCAAAAAAAGTGTGGAAACGAGAATTGAGCAGCTGGAAGTTAAGGAAAAACCTCAGCAAACCGCGAAGATCAAGCTGGATATCGCTGATGCCCAGAAGCTGCATAGTAAGGTTATTATCGAGGGGAAGGGGCTCAACAAAGCCTTTGCCGGTAAAGTCATCTTCCAGAATGCGGAGTTTCGTATTGAGAATGAGGCCAAGGTGGCTTTGATGGGGCCTAATGGCTGCGGAAAGAGTACCCTGCTTAAAATGATCATCAACCGGGAAGATTCCATAAGGGTTGCTCCCAGTGCCAGAATCGGCTACTTTAGTCAGGATTTAAGTATACTTGACGAAGAGACCAGTATCTTAGCCAATGTAATGGAAGAAAGCATCCATGAGGAGAGCTTTGTAAGACAATTGCTGGCCCGGCTGCTTTTTAAAGGGGATGCAGTCTATAAGAAAGTGAACGTACTGAGCGGGGGTGAGCGGGTCAAAGCCTCTTTTGCCAAGATTCTCTGTCAGGACTTTAACCTGTTAATCCTTGATGAACCGACCAATTATCTTGATATTAATTCCCTGGAGGTTATCGAGGATGCCCTGCAAAACTATGAACGTTCCCTGCTGTTTGTTTCCCATGATCGCCGCTTCATTAGCTCAGTGGCCAATCAGATCATGACTATTGAGAATCATAGGATCAAGATGTTCAAGGGAGGCTATGAAGATTATTGGGCGCAGCAAAACAAAGAGGGTGGCAAGGCAAAGGAAGAAATTGAAAAGGAAATCTTTATCTTGCAGAATCGTCTGTCGGAAGTGATTGGCAGAATTTCCATGCCTGCTAAAAAAGATAATGTTGAAGAACTTGATAAAGAATATTATGCTATTTTAACTGAAGTAAAGCGACTCAAAGGGATGTTGGAGCTATAG
- a CDS encoding DUF6530 family protein encodes MNIPTSLKHKPVIVSENYENVDGRYAYQSDAKGLSLGLAQWNDRGKVDISAKVWRYTGEKWSRQSEELPLHRVLDLAILVCRTKLHFREAYRYDNFYDPEKPVIDRIGLQGDAMTVAVCTDNEKINEDIKLFNQALCNDDELLGERLRTLSAILKEMGY; translated from the coding sequence ATGAACATACCAACGAGTTTAAAGCATAAACCGGTGATCGTATCTGAAAACTATGAAAACGTGGATGGCCGGTATGCCTATCAGTCTGATGCCAAAGGCCTTTCTTTAGGATTAGCTCAGTGGAATGATCGGGGTAAAGTAGATATTTCCGCTAAAGTATGGAGATATACCGGAGAAAAGTGGTCCAGACAATCGGAAGAACTGCCCCTTCATCGGGTTCTTGATTTAGCGATTCTGGTTTGCCGGACTAAGCTTCATTTCAGAGAAGCTTATCGTTATGATAATTTCTATGACCCGGAAAAACCGGTTATTGACAGAATTGGTCTGCAAGGTGATGCCATGACGGTGGCTGTCTGCACTGATAATGAGAAAATTAATGAAGATATCAAGTTGTTTAATCAAGCGCTCTGTAATGATGATGAGCTCTTAGGGGAGCGTTTGCGGACTCTTTCAGCAATTCTTAAGGAGATGGGGTATTAA
- a CDS encoding SOS response-associated peptidase produces the protein MCGRLILFNPMEILARFQVSADNLVPRYNMAPSQDIPVIINDGRNHLVMYRWGLIPYWAEDISIGNTLINARGETVDEKPSFKYSLPRRRCLVVADGFYEWRREGCRKYPYRITLKNNELFGLAGLWDTWKSPDGEMIHSCTIITTTANELIQPLHDRMPVILSREAESIWLDPHVTDSRLLKSLLTPYPADQMSLYEVTSRVNSPKFDDPECLVAALPRLF, from the coding sequence ATGTGCGGACGTTTGATTCTTTTTAATCCTATGGAAATTCTGGCGCGTTTCCAAGTCTCTGCAGACAACCTGGTACCACGCTATAATATGGCGCCTTCACAGGATATTCCCGTCATCATTAACGATGGCAGGAATCATTTGGTGATGTACAGATGGGGCCTTATACCCTACTGGGCTGAAGATATAAGCATAGGCAATACATTGATCAACGCCCGAGGGGAAACTGTGGATGAGAAGCCAAGCTTTAAATACAGTTTGCCGCGGAGGCGTTGTCTGGTTGTGGCGGATGGTTTTTATGAGTGGAGGAGAGAGGGATGCCGCAAGTACCCTTACCGGATTACCTTGAAAAACAATGAGCTCTTTGGCTTAGCCGGTCTATGGGATACATGGAAATCCCCGGACGGGGAAATGATCCATTCCTGCACGATCATTACTACCACAGCCAATGAGCTGATCCAGCCTTTGCATGATCGGATGCCTGTGATTCTGTCCAGAGAAGCTGAATCTATCTGGTTAGATCCACATGTGACGGACAGCCGGCTCTTAAAAAGTCTTCTTACTCCTTATCCGGCTGACCAGATGTCTCTTTATGAGGTGACAAGCCGGGTCAACTCCCCGAAATTCGATGATCCGGAGTGTTTGGTTGCAGCTCTGCCTAGATTGTTCTAG
- a CDS encoding DUF2089 domain-containing protein, translated as MDYKVPHQCPICKHEMHVTKLFCTHCSTTLEGEFHTCKFCKLPDDQLLFVETFLKCRGNIKEVEKELGISYPTVRSRLDSVIQSLSNERKE; from the coding sequence ATGGATTATAAGGTTCCTCATCAATGTCCGATCTGTAAGCATGAGATGCACGTGACCAAATTGTTCTGTACCCATTGTTCTACTACCCTCGAAGGAGAATTTCACACCTGTAAATTTTGCAAGTTACCTGATGATCAGCTTCTCTTTGTGGAAACTTTTCTTAAATGCCGGGGAAATATAAAAGAAGTTGAAAAGGAATTGGGAATCTCATACCCGACTGTACGAAGCCGTCTCGACAGCGTAATACAGTCCCTGAGCAATGAGAGGAAAGAGTGA
- the ilvA gene encoding threonine ammonia-lyase codes for MPTLLTLEQIQEAQQAIQPYIHRTLLDHSSNLSALAGTEIYLKLENLQKTGSFKVRGAMNKALKLSEEEKKKGILAASAGNHAQGVAMAAARIGIPATIVMPENAPLAKVSATEGYGAQVILSGAVFDDAYQKAVEIQKETGATFIHAFDDLEVMAGQGTIGLEVFEELPEVDTVLVPIGGGGLIAGIAVALKSLKPSVRVIGVQAAGAASMAHALSIGRPEPLGQASTLADGIAVKRAGDLTFAAVRHYVDEMVTVEEEEISQAILLLMERTKTLAEGAGAVAVAAALQGKLDLKEQKTVLILSGGNIDVNFLAQIIERGLRRSGRTMACQLLLPDQPGNLEKVIELIAQERANIINVEHSRYDLAVPLRSARVHMLLETQSFEHQKRIIQRLEGAGYPLTVN; via the coding sequence ATGCCTACACTACTGACTTTAGAACAGATCCAAGAAGCACAACAAGCTATTCAGCCCTATATTCACCGGACACTTCTGGATCATTCAAGCAATTTGAGCGCCCTGGCTGGGACGGAGATCTACCTCAAGCTGGAAAATCTGCAGAAGACCGGTTCCTTTAAAGTTCGGGGGGCTATGAATAAAGCCTTGAAGCTTTCTGAAGAGGAGAAGAAAAAAGGAATCCTGGCCGCTTCCGCCGGCAATCATGCCCAAGGGGTAGCCATGGCGGCTGCCCGTATCGGTATTCCCGCCACGATTGTCATGCCGGAAAATGCCCCCCTAGCCAAAGTGTCCGCTACGGAAGGGTACGGAGCCCAGGTCATTCTGTCCGGAGCGGTTTTTGATGATGCTTATCAGAAGGCAGTAGAGATCCAAAAGGAAACAGGAGCCACGTTTATCCATGCTTTTGATGATCTGGAAGTTATGGCCGGGCAGGGAACCATCGGCTTGGAAGTTTTTGAGGAGCTGCCTGAAGTGGATACGGTTCTTGTCCCTATCGGGGGAGGAGGGCTGATCGCAGGGATTGCTGTGGCTTTGAAATCCCTGAAGCCTTCCGTGCGCGTGATCGGTGTCCAAGCGGCCGGAGCGGCAAGCATGGCTCACGCGCTGAGCATAGGCAGGCCCGAGCCATTAGGGCAGGCCAGTACTTTGGCAGATGGCATTGCGGTGAAAAGGGCAGGTGATCTAACCTTCGCAGCAGTCCGCCATTATGTGGATGAGATGGTGACGGTTGAAGAAGAAGAGATTAGTCAAGCTATTCTCCTGTTGATGGAGCGCACCAAAACCCTTGCTGAAGGAGCCGGGGCGGTTGCCGTAGCGGCGGCGCTTCAGGGTAAGCTGGATCTTAAGGAGCAGAAAACGGTTCTCATCCTGAGCGGGGGAAATATTGACGTGAATTTCCTGGCCCAGATTATCGAACGGGGACTGAGGCGTTCCGGGCGTACCATGGCCTGCCAGCTTCTTTTGCCGGATCAACCCGGCAACTTAGAAAAGGTGATCGAGCTTATAGCCCAGGAACGGGCCAATATCATCAACGTCGAACACTCCCGCTATGATTTAGCCGTTCCTCTGCGTTCAGCCCGTGTTCATATGCTGCTGGAAACCCAAAGTTTTGAACATCAAAAGCGCATTATTCAGCGTTTAGAAGGTGCCGGATATCCCCTGACCGTTAACTGA
- the pdxT gene encoding pyridoxal 5'-phosphate synthase glutaminase subunit PdxT, with product MRVGVLAVQGAFIEHEKILQNLGVECLELRNGKDARQDVEGLILPGGESTTQGKLLRELDMFEPLREKIVAGLPVLATCAGLILLAEELANDSARYFATLPVRVKRNAYGRQLGSFYTEEQFGDLGKVPMTFIRAPYIESVGEDVEILAKVNGDIVGVRYKNQIGLSFHPELNGDRRIHQMFLDSISGGKSFPCTQKAV from the coding sequence ATGAGGGTAGGCGTACTGGCTGTGCAAGGAGCCTTTATCGAGCATGAGAAGATCCTGCAGAATCTGGGGGTAGAGTGCCTTGAGCTGCGCAACGGCAAAGATGCCCGCCAGGATGTTGAGGGGCTGATTCTCCCCGGCGGGGAAAGCACGACCCAGGGCAAGCTGCTCAGGGAGCTGGATATGTTTGAACCTCTGCGGGAAAAAATCGTTGCTGGTCTTCCCGTTTTGGCTACCTGTGCCGGCCTGATTCTTCTTGCTGAGGAGCTTGCCAATGATTCGGCCCGTTACTTTGCCACCTTACCGGTAAGGGTCAAGCGCAACGCCTACGGCAGACAATTGGGCAGCTTTTACACCGAGGAGCAGTTCGGAGATTTAGGCAAGGTGCCGATGACCTTTATTCGAGCACCCTATATTGAGTCCGTAGGAGAGGATGTGGAGATTCTTGCTAAGGTCAACGGGGATATCGTTGGCGTCCGCTACAAGAATCAAATCGGACTTTCCTTTCATCCGGAATTGAACGGGGACAGAAGAATTCATCAAATGTTTTTGGACAGCATCAGCGGTGGGAAAAGCTTTCCCTGTACGCAAAAAGCTGTTTAA
- a CDS encoding GIY-YIG nuclease family protein has product MDRKKELKEQYKQMRPDMGIVGVRSGKEAWCYIEGSQNLRAALNGIRFKLEAGFFPCRELMKKWQEQGGENFTFEVLEQLEYDKDETKTDYTDDLVLLLMEWEEKLLDQGFTVAKR; this is encoded by the coding sequence ATGGATAGAAAAAAGGAACTCAAAGAGCAATATAAGCAGATGAGACCTGATATGGGAATCGTAGGGGTTCGGTCTGGAAAAGAGGCCTGGTGTTATATCGAGGGAAGTCAAAATCTGCGGGCGGCCCTTAATGGGATACGGTTTAAGCTGGAGGCAGGGTTCTTTCCTTGTCGGGAGCTGATGAAGAAATGGCAGGAGCAAGGGGGAGAAAATTTTACCTTTGAAGTTCTTGAACAGCTTGAATATGATAAGGATGAGACCAAGACCGATTACACCGATGATCTTGTCCTCTTATTAATGGAGTGGGAAGAAAAATTATTGGACCAAGGGTTCACGGTAGCCAAACGGTAA
- the pdxS gene encoding pyridoxal 5'-phosphate synthase lyase subunit PdxS → MDRKRYELNKELAQMLKGGVIMDVTTPEQAKIAEAAGACAVMALERIPADIRAVGGVSRMSDPKMIKGIMEAVSIPVMAKCRIGHFVEAQILEAVEIDYIDESEVLSPADDVYHIDKTRFKVPFVCGAKDLGEALRRINEGAAMIRTKGEPGTGDIVQAVRHMRMINRQISRLAGMREDELFQEAKELQVPYDLVLYVHEHKRLPVVNFAAGGVATPGDAALMMQLGAEGVFVGSGIFKSGDPEKRAQAIVKAVTNYQDPKVLAELSEDLGEAMVGINEQEIELLMAERGK, encoded by the coding sequence ATGGATCGTAAACGATATGAATTGAACAAAGAGCTGGCTCAGATGTTAAAGGGCGGCGTAATTATGGATGTGACCACTCCGGAGCAGGCCAAGATTGCGGAAGCGGCCGGCGCCTGTGCGGTGATGGCACTGGAAAGGATTCCGGCGGATATCCGGGCGGTCGGCGGAGTTTCCCGCATGAGCGATCCGAAAATGATTAAAGGAATCATGGAAGCCGTCTCCATTCCTGTGATGGCGAAATGCCGCATTGGTCATTTCGTGGAGGCTCAAATTTTGGAGGCTGTTGAAATCGATTATATCGATGAGAGTGAAGTGCTTTCCCCGGCTGATGATGTCTATCACATCGATAAGACCAGATTCAAAGTGCCTTTCGTCTGTGGAGCGAAGGATTTAGGGGAGGCTTTGCGCCGCATCAATGAAGGGGCTGCCATGATTCGTACTAAAGGGGAACCGGGTACCGGGGATATTGTTCAAGCAGTGCGCCATATGCGCATGATCAATCGTCAAATCAGCCGCCTTGCCGGTATGCGGGAAGACGAGCTGTTCCAGGAGGCTAAAGAGCTGCAGGTTCCCTATGATTTAGTGCTTTATGTTCATGAACACAAACGCCTGCCGGTGGTCAACTTCGCCGCCGGTGGCGTGGCAACTCCCGGGGATGCGGCCCTGATGATGCAGCTGGGGGCTGAAGGAGTATTTGTGGGCTCCGGCATCTTTAAATCGGGAGATCCGGAAAAAAGAGCCCAAGCCATCGTCAAAGCTGTGACCAATTACCAGGATCCCAAGGTGTTGGCAGAGCTTTCCGAGGATCTGGGTGAAGCCATGGTAGGGATTAACGAACAGGAAATCGAGCTGCTGATGGCAGAGCGGGGCAAGTAA
- the nagZ gene encoding beta-N-acetylhexosaminidase produces the protein MGKRTIAIFVIIIAALVLGFLFLSQRLNPQEGNLSIPGQHDQQGNNNPAEPSEKPPEIDPLQERIQAMTLEEKVGQLVMVGVDGYEINANAQQLIENYHVGGFVLLKKNVRDSGQMLNLINTLKETNGVNRIPLFLALDEEGGRISRMPAEFKKMPSSQQVGAQNSGALGKKMGEILGREVKGFGMNVNFAPVLDIFSNPKNKVIGDRAFGSNPELVSKVGIQTMRGIQEQGIISVVKHFPGHGDTSVDSHVGLPRVDYDLERLRNFELRPFAEAIANDVDAIMLAHILLPKLDPDYPASFSEVLIRDILRKEMDYNGVVITDDMTMGAIVENYNIGEAAVKSILAGSDIVLVCHDFAKEEAVLKEILHAAETGKIPVDRIDESVYRVLKLKEKYALADRQKESVDVQGINAEIEQFYKDYPALKG, from the coding sequence ATGGGCAAAAGAACGATAGCAATATTCGTAATCATTATTGCCGCTTTGGTTTTAGGATTTCTCTTTTTATCCCAAAGGTTGAATCCCCAGGAGGGTAACCTTTCCATACCAGGTCAACACGATCAGCAGGGGAACAATAATCCGGCTGAACCCTCAGAAAAGCCCCCCGAGATTGACCCCCTGCAGGAACGGATCCAAGCTATGACCTTGGAAGAGAAGGTCGGGCAGCTGGTGATGGTGGGAGTGGACGGGTATGAAATAAACGCTAATGCTCAGCAGTTGATTGAAAATTATCATGTGGGCGGCTTTGTTCTCTTAAAGAAAAATGTCAGGGATAGCGGGCAGATGTTAAACCTGATCAACACCTTGAAAGAGACCAATGGAGTCAATAGAATTCCCTTATTCCTGGCCCTTGATGAAGAGGGGGGCAGGATATCCAGGATGCCTGCTGAATTCAAGAAGATGCCTTCCAGTCAGCAGGTCGGAGCCCAGAATAGTGGTGCTTTAGGGAAGAAGATGGGAGAAATCCTGGGCCGGGAAGTCAAGGGATTTGGGATGAATGTGAATTTCGCTCCGGTTCTCGATATTTTCAGCAACCCCAAGAATAAAGTGATCGGTGATCGTGCTTTCGGCAGCAACCCCGAGCTTGTCAGCAAAGTGGGAATTCAGACTATGAGGGGAATCCAGGAGCAGGGCATTATCTCTGTGGTTAAACATTTTCCCGGTCATGGGGATACTTCGGTGGATTCCCATGTGGGATTGCCCCGCGTTGATTATGATCTGGAACGATTAAGGAATTTTGAGCTGAGGCCATTTGCAGAAGCCATTGCCAATGATGTGGATGCCATTATGCTGGCCCACATCCTGCTGCCGAAGCTTGACCCGGATTATCCGGCATCCTTTTCAGAAGTTCTTATCCGCGATATCCTGCGCAAAGAGATGGACTATAACGGGGTCGTGATTACGGATGATATGACTATGGGGGCTATTGTGGAGAATTATAATATCGGTGAGGCCGCGGTGAAATCCATCCTGGCCGGCAGCGATATTGTCCTGGTCTGCCATGATTTCGCGAAAGAAGAGGCTGTTCTCAAGGAGATCCTTCATGCTGCAGAGACAGGGAAAATTCCCGTGGACCGGATCGATGAAAGTGTTTATCGTGTCTTAAAGCTGAAAGAGAAGTATGCTCTGGCCGACCGGCAGAAAGAATCGGTGGATGTACAAGGTATCAATGCCGAAATCGAGCAGTTTTATAAGGATTACCCGGCTTTAAAAGGGTAG
- a CDS encoding HAD family hydrolase: MTWQESECDMEKLQDSDGIIFDLDGTLWDATEPVRVSWNKALKEYGREQGLPTDELSIDQIKGVMGLQIPEIGRKLFPSFSEEARSKIMERGGEIECEYLKKHGGILYPHVEKTLATLAQRYKLFIVSNCQVGYIETFFFAHQLEKYFVDYEHPGRTGLTKGENIQLIMRRNKLKNPVYVGDTLGDAKAAQVAGIPFIYASYGFGRVENYTEAMDSFEQLLGILS, from the coding sequence ATGACTTGGCAGGAAAGTGAGTGCGATATGGAAAAACTGCAGGATAGTGATGGTATTATTTTTGATTTGGACGGAACGTTATGGGATGCCACTGAGCCGGTGCGGGTGTCCTGGAATAAGGCCTTAAAGGAATATGGCCGTGAGCAGGGGCTGCCCACCGATGAACTGTCCATCGACCAAATCAAAGGAGTGATGGGGCTTCAGATTCCCGAGATCGGGAGGAAGCTCTTCCCTTCTTTTTCAGAAGAGGCTCGGAGTAAAATCATGGAGCGGGGCGGTGAGATCGAATGCGAGTACTTGAAGAAACATGGGGGGATTTTGTATCCTCATGTGGAGAAGACGTTGGCGACTCTTGCCCAAAGATATAAGCTTTTTATCGTCAGCAATTGCCAGGTGGGTTATATTGAGACCTTCTTCTTTGCTCATCAACTGGAAAAGTACTTTGTGGATTATGAACATCCGGGCCGAACGGGTCTGACCAAGGGTGAAAACATTCAGCTGATCATGAGGCGCAATAAGCTGAAGAATCCGGTTTACGTAGGGGATACCCTGGGAGATGCCAAGGCGGCTCAAGTGGCTGGGATTCCTTTTATCTATGCAAGCTATGGCTTTGGCCGTGTGGAAAATTATACTGAAGCCATGGATAGCTTTGAACAATTGCTGGGAATTTTAAGTTGA
- a CDS encoding MerR family transcriptional regulator: MEYTVQKLAHLAGVSSRTLRYYDEIGILKPARISSSGYRIYGQQEVDRLQQILFYRELGMSLEGIKDMVTSPDFDGAKALREHREKLLEKREQLEQLIANVEKTIAQKEGRITMSDKEKFEGFKRKMIEENEAKYGEEIREKYGEETVEESNRKLMNMTQEQYAEFTKLGEEVLVTLCEAFKTGDPAGELAQKTADLHRQWLTYSWPSYSKEAHAGLAQMYVDDPRFTAYYDEKQPGAAEFLRDAVFIYTGMKK, encoded by the coding sequence ATGGAATACACAGTGCAGAAATTGGCTCATTTAGCAGGAGTCAGCTCACGAACCCTCAGATACTATGATGAGATCGGGATTCTTAAGCCGGCCAGAATCTCTTCTTCAGGGTATCGGATCTATGGACAACAAGAAGTTGACCGCTTGCAGCAAATATTATTCTATAGGGAGTTGGGGATGAGCTTGGAGGGTATTAAAGATATGGTAACCTCTCCTGATTTTGATGGAGCAAAGGCACTGCGGGAACATCGTGAGAAGCTTCTGGAAAAAAGAGAGCAATTGGAGCAGCTCATTGCCAATGTTGAAAAAACCATTGCTCAAAAAGAAGGGAGAATCACTATGTCCGACAAAGAAAAGTTTGAAGGATTTAAACGTAAGATGATTGAGGAGAATGAAGCCAAATACGGTGAGGAAATCCGGGAAAAGTATGGTGAAGAGACTGTAGAGGAATCCAACCGGAAGCTTATGAACATGACCCAGGAACAGTACGCTGAGTTCACTAAGCTTGGAGAAGAGGTGTTGGTCACCCTTTGTGAGGCCTTCAAAACCGGAGATCCTGCCGGGGAGCTGGCTCAAAAAACGGCCGATCTCCATCGCCAATGGCTCACCTACTCCTGGCCCAGCTACTCTAAGGAGGCTCATGCCGGACTGGCTCAGATGTATGTGGATGATCCGAGATTTACGGCCTATTATGATGAAAAGCAGCCGGGAGCCGCGGAATTCCTTAGGGATGCAGTCTTCATCTATACTGGGATGAAGAAGTAA